A region from the Candidatus Thiothrix putei genome encodes:
- a CDS encoding glycosyltransferase — protein MNKQKPSICLNMIVKNESKVITRCLNSVKDKIDYWVISDTGSTDGTQQIIRDYFAQHNIDGILIENEWRDFAHNRNIALEHARDKADYILIMDADDCLMAADDFQFGNLTADSYNLNIRYNELQYANLKLISTRLPWKWQGVLHEYLETNTPFTNEILQGDYFIRASTEGARSNDPNKYQNDANVLIKALQNEPNNTRYRFYLAQSYRDAGNAEAAIEHYQQRAAMGGWAEEAWYSLFEIARLKEQCDHPSEEIINAYLKAYEYRPQRAESLYHLARYLRIHNRFALAYPYALVAANTSIPKDILFVLPEVYRWKAKDELAVIAYWIEHYQECMDLCDNLLSDPELPAEERSRIQQNLQFAADKLVTPVSPS, from the coding sequence ATGAACAAACAAAAGCCCAGCATTTGCTTAAACATGATCGTCAAAAATGAAAGCAAGGTTATTACCCGCTGCCTCAACAGCGTTAAAGACAAAATCGACTACTGGGTAATCAGTGACACTGGCTCAACGGATGGAACCCAACAAATCATCCGTGACTACTTTGCACAACACAATATTGACGGCATTCTCATAGAAAATGAATGGCGTGATTTTGCTCACAATCGCAATATTGCACTCGAACACGCCAGAGATAAGGCCGATTACATCCTCATCATGGATGCTGACGACTGCCTGATGGCGGCCGATGACTTCCAATTCGGCAACCTCACCGCTGACAGCTACAATCTAAACATTCGCTATAACGAACTTCAGTACGCCAACCTCAAACTGATTAGCACCAGACTTCCATGGAAATGGCAAGGTGTCCTGCACGAATACCTCGAAACAAACACCCCCTTCACCAACGAAATCTTGCAAGGTGATTATTTCATCCGAGCATCTACCGAAGGTGCAAGAAGCAACGACCCCAACAAATACCAAAATGATGCAAACGTTTTAATCAAAGCATTACAGAATGAACCCAACAATACCCGCTACCGCTTCTATCTGGCTCAAAGCTACCGTGATGCTGGCAATGCTGAAGCTGCCATCGAACATTACCAGCAACGTGCTGCAATGGGCGGCTGGGCAGAAGAAGCGTGGTACTCCCTATTCGAGATCGCCCGCCTCAAAGAACAATGCGACCACCCATCAGAAGAAATTATAAACGCCTATCTAAAAGCCTATGAATACCGTCCCCAGCGTGCAGAAAGCTTATACCATCTGGCACGTTATCTACGCATACACAACCGCTTTGCACTCGCCTATCCATACGCATTAGTGGCTGCTAATACCTCGATTCCCAAGGATATCCTATTCGTGCTCCCTGAAGTTTACCGCTGGAAAGCCAAAGACGAACTAGCTGTTATTGCTTACTGGATAGAGCATTACCAAGAGTGCATGGACTTGTGTGATAATCTATTGTCAGACCCTGAATTACCGGCTGAAGAGCGTTCACGGATACAGCAAAATCTCCAATTTGCGGCAGACAAGCTGGTCACGCCCGTCAGCCCCTCCTAA
- a CDS encoding DUF2288 domain-containing protein, whose product MEEALSLRDRLNLETARIGWHELERYFAGGKVIHVDATLDLVEVATTIAEDNTHRLQQWLHAKQVAQLRDETAIGWANHHPDNLWAVVVAPWVLVQERLSP is encoded by the coding sequence ATGGAAGAAGCACTTTCCCTGCGTGACCGCCTCAACCTAGAAACCGCCCGCATCGGCTGGCACGAATTAGAACGCTATTTTGCTGGCGGCAAAGTCATTCACGTGGATGCGACCCTTGATCTCGTTGAAGTAGCCACCACCATCGCAGAAGACAATACCCACAGACTGCAACAATGGCTTCACGCCAAGCAAGTCGCACAGCTTCGCGATGAGACAGCCATCGGCTGGGCAAATCACCACCCCGACAATCTATGGGCAGTCGTGGTAGCTCCTTGGGTTTTAGTGCAAGAGCGCTTAAGCCCCTAA